One segment of Puniceicoccales bacterium DNA contains the following:
- the lepA gene encoding translation elongation factor 4, whose product MNDIKSIRNFCIIAHVDHGKTTLSDRLLERTHTVQKREMQDQLLDSMDLERERGITIKCHPVTMKYMDANNNEYMFNLIDTPGHVDFSYEVSRSLAACEGALLLIDVSQGIEAQTVANANLAMDQGLTIIPVLNKIDLPSAQPEYVIAQLEDILAIPKEEVIFASAKAGIGIDEILSSIVGRIPQPKGSEYPKTRGLVFDSMFDSYRGVICYLRVFSGEISEGNEILLMGKTQQAQVKEVGIFSPKMLRTGRLVAGQVGYIVTSIKLVTDVKTGDTITLSKDPADEMLPGYKEVRPMVFSGIYPIDTSDYEKLKSAMAKLQLNDSALIYQLENSVALGFGFRCGFLGLLHMEIVQERIRREYDLDVISTYPSVVYKVMRTDDMMIEVDNPLHLPDPSAIDYIQEPLIMATIHIPNESVGDMLALITEKRGSCQRTDTVDTGKLILLCELPLSEILVDFNDRLKSITKGYGSMDYELGDYVTADLVRLDILVAGDPVDAFSSIVHRSKAVSRGREICEKLKQILPRQLFSIAIQAAIGGTIIARETLSAMRKDVTAKCYGGDISRKRKLLDKQKEGKKRMKQIGKISIPQDAFVKILKS is encoded by the coding sequence ATGAATGACATAAAATCGATACGCAATTTTTGCATAATTGCCCATGTGGACCACGGAAAAACTACTCTGTCGGATCGTTTATTGGAACGCACCCATACGGTCCAAAAGCGAGAGATGCAGGATCAATTACTTGATTCCATGGATCTGGAACGAGAACGTGGTATCACCATAAAATGCCACCCAGTGACCATGAAGTATATGGATGCCAACAATAACGAGTACATGTTCAATTTGATAGACACTCCAGGTCATGTGGATTTTTCCTATGAAGTATCCAGGAGTTTGGCTGCCTGTGAAGGAGCATTGCTTTTGATCGATGTGAGCCAGGGCATCGAGGCCCAAACCGTGGCGAACGCTAATTTGGCCATGGACCAGGGATTGACCATAATTCCAGTTTTGAATAAGATTGATTTACCAAGCGCTCAACCGGAATATGTCATCGCACAACTCGAAGATATTTTAGCCATTCCAAAGGAGGAAGTTATTTTTGCCAGTGCCAAAGCTGGCATCGGTATAGATGAAATTTTGAGTAGTATTGTGGGCCGCATTCCTCAGCCAAAGGGATCGGAATATCCAAAGACCAGAGGACTTGTTTTTGATTCCATGTTCGATTCCTATCGGGGTGTCATTTGTTACTTGCGAGTATTTTCTGGAGAAATTTCCGAGGGTAACGAAATATTGTTAATGGGCAAAACTCAACAGGCTCAGGTCAAAGAAGTGGGAATTTTTTCACCAAAAATGCTTCGGACCGGAAGACTGGTGGCCGGTCAGGTGGGCTATATAGTGACCAGTATAAAATTGGTGACAGATGTGAAAACCGGTGATACTATTACCCTTAGCAAGGATCCGGCCGATGAAATGTTGCCTGGTTATAAGGAAGTGAGGCCCATGGTGTTCAGTGGCATATATCCCATAGATACTTCGGACTATGAAAAGCTTAAATCGGCCATGGCAAAACTACAATTAAATGATTCGGCTTTGATATATCAATTAGAAAATTCGGTGGCCCTTGGCTTTGGTTTTCGCTGTGGATTTCTAGGCCTTCTTCATATGGAAATTGTCCAAGAAAGGATTCGGCGTGAGTATGATTTGGATGTGATTTCCACCTATCCAAGTGTGGTTTACAAGGTGATGCGAACCGATGACATGATGATTGAAGTGGATAATCCATTGCATTTACCAGATCCATCGGCCATAGATTATATCCAGGAGCCTTTGATAATGGCTACCATTCACATACCAAATGAATCCGTAGGCGATATGTTGGCTTTGATAACCGAAAAGCGTGGTTCATGCCAAAGAACAGATACCGTTGATACTGGCAAGTTAATTTTGCTATGCGAATTGCCGTTGAGCGAGATATTGGTGGACTTTAATGATAGGCTTAAAAGCATTACAAAAGGTTATGGATCAATGGATTATGAACTTGGTGACTATGTGACAGCCGATTTGGTGAGGCTGGACATTCTAGTTGCCGGTGATCCAGTCGATGCATTCTCTTCCATAGTTCATCGATCCAAGGCTGTGTCCCGGGGTCGTGAAATATGTGAAAAGTTGAAACAAATACTTCCGCGGCAGTTATTTAGCATTGCAATTCAGGCGGCCATAGGTGGCACAATAATTGCCCGAGAGACGCTCAGTGCCATGAGAAAGGATGTGACGGCCAAGTGCTATGGCGGTGATATTTCAAGGAAACGAAAGCTATTGGATAAACAAAAAGAGGGAAAGAAGCGCATGAAGCAAATCGGTAAGATTTCAATACCGCAAGACGCTTTTGTCAAAATACTTAAATCCTAG
- the efp gene encoding elongation factor P → MASPTDIRKGRVLLYQNVPHLILEMLHRTQGRQAGFVQVTMRNLHTSASTTAKFRSTDNVEFCHVSTQTLEFSYVDQEGFHFLNPETYEYTILSKATVEDQKKFLVEGQEYDVLFVDDKAVQIQLPASVEIKVSNSPEGLRGDSVSSAQKPATLESGLVVQVPLFIKEGDIVKISTDECKYLGRIQ, encoded by the coding sequence ATGGCTTCGCCAACAGATATAAGAAAAGGTCGTGTACTATTGTATCAGAATGTACCGCATCTCATTTTAGAAATGTTACATAGAACCCAGGGTCGCCAAGCTGGCTTTGTCCAGGTAACCATGAGGAATTTGCACACAAGTGCATCAACAACCGCAAAATTTCGATCCACAGATAATGTTGAATTTTGTCATGTTTCCACCCAAACTTTAGAATTTTCCTATGTGGATCAGGAAGGATTTCATTTTTTAAATCCAGAAACCTATGAATATACCATCCTTTCCAAAGCCACCGTCGAAGATCAAAAAAAATTCCTAGTCGAAGGCCAGGAATATGACGTATTATTTGTGGATGATAAAGCGGTTCAAATACAATTGCCTGCCTCGGTGGAAATAAAGGTGAGCAATTCTCCCGAAGGATTGCGTGGCGATTCAGTTTCCAGTGCCCAAAAACCCGCCACATTGGAAAGCGGTCTCGTGGTACAGGTTCCATTATTTATAAAAGAAGGAGATATCGTTAAAATCAGCACCGATGAATGCAAATACCTCGGAAGGATCCAATGA
- a CDS encoding dUTPase, whose amino-acid sequence MDKLDHMFEMQTALTGRIGIDSENLDENGKIEWILNYSRAMQQELSELVDSVPWKWWAKYQVFNEQNARVEIIDLFHFLIAMAQVLGLNSDDIYNIYCKKNKINHQRQDSGYINKDEHDSENI is encoded by the coding sequence ATGGATAAATTGGATCATATGTTTGAGATGCAAACAGCCCTCACCGGACGAATTGGCATTGATAGTGAAAATTTAGATGAAAATGGAAAAATAGAATGGATTTTGAATTATTCAAGGGCTATGCAACAGGAACTTTCAGAACTTGTTGATTCAGTGCCGTGGAAATGGTGGGCTAAATATCAAGTATTCAATGAACAAAATGCCAGGGTGGAAATAATAGATCTATTCCACTTTTTGATAGCCATGGCCCAAGTCCTAGGGCTAAACTCCGATGATATCTATAACATTTATTGTAAAAAAAATAAAATAAACCACCAGAGACAGGATTCTGGTTATATCAACAAAGATGAACATGATTCTGAAAATATTTAA
- a CDS encoding M23 family metallopeptidase: protein MILKIFKSLKIALILASTLTTSCSTATHYRPAIQGPQPRNIESVDLFDENVNSQKKSIVTELDTGIFSSTLAKSNPISAEPPKQANATTVFIAGLSWPTDTSFLDYLDSPEKYLQATESGIPGSGGFGFVRENNTKYHQGMDLKSFKRNGLNEPMDQVLCIQDGIVAYVNSESYKSSYGKYVVVEHIYLDIKIYSLYAHLSEINDSIKEGSSIRCGQILGVMGRTSNVFKIAKDLAHLHFEVGLQLGDQNSFQSWYDETYEANDKNFHGQWNGLNLIGIDPIAILKALNNGDNIASIIEKEPTALTTRTFSNKIPYFAEKYDKLLGKKINANDQVVAWDIEWTWYGLPKKLTPRVMQDIKKLGTDKTSIIEYRKSTKNLAEKRDLFSVRNWQPIIGDRIHYTIKKLGL, encoded by the coding sequence ATGATTCTGAAAATATTTAAATCACTTAAAATTGCGCTGATCTTGGCCAGTACACTGACAACTTCATGCAGCACTGCCACCCATTATCGACCAGCCATCCAAGGGCCGCAGCCAAGAAATATCGAATCAGTGGATTTGTTTGACGAAAATGTAAATTCACAAAAAAAATCCATAGTCACTGAGCTGGACACTGGAATTTTTTCTTCAACTTTGGCAAAATCCAATCCCATAAGCGCTGAACCGCCGAAGCAGGCGAATGCCACGACGGTATTCATAGCCGGCCTATCCTGGCCCACTGACACTTCCTTTTTAGACTATCTGGATTCTCCAGAAAAATACCTACAGGCCACCGAATCTGGAATACCTGGATCCGGAGGTTTTGGTTTTGTCAGGGAAAACAATACTAAATACCACCAAGGCATGGACCTAAAGTCATTTAAACGCAATGGCCTAAACGAGCCCATGGATCAGGTGTTATGCATTCAGGATGGCATCGTAGCCTATGTGAATAGCGAATCCTACAAGAGCAGCTATGGGAAATATGTGGTGGTGGAACATATTTATTTGGATATCAAAATTTATTCGCTTTATGCCCATCTGAGTGAGATCAACGACAGCATCAAGGAAGGAAGCAGCATAAGATGCGGACAAATCCTAGGAGTTATGGGTAGGACATCAAATGTCTTTAAAATAGCCAAGGATTTAGCTCATTTACACTTCGAAGTTGGCCTTCAACTGGGAGATCAAAATAGCTTCCAAAGCTGGTATGATGAAACCTATGAAGCCAATGATAAAAATTTTCATGGCCAATGGAATGGACTAAATCTCATTGGCATAGATCCCATTGCGATACTGAAGGCGCTGAACAACGGAGATAACATTGCATCGATCATAGAAAAAGAACCAACGGCTCTTACCACCAGAACATTTTCAAATAAAATACCATATTTTGCCGAAAAATACGACAAGCTGTTGGGAAAAAAAATAAATGCCAATGACCAGGTAGTTGCCTGGGATATAGAATGGACATGGTATGGCCTGCCAAAAAAATTGACCCCAAGAGTTATGCAGGATATAAAAAAACTCGGTACTGATAAAACAAGCATCATTGAATACAGGAAATCTACAAAAAATTTGGCAGAAAAAAGAGACCTATTTAGCGTAAGAAATTGGCAGCCAATCATCGGCGACAGAATCCATTATACAATAAAAAAGCTCGGATTATAA